Sequence from the Sphingomonas suaedae genome:
TGAGCGCCGCGACCAGAATAACCGCGCCCGTCCTTGCTTCCTTCATATTCCCACTCCCGCCGTTGAAGAACATTGTAGGAACATTTGAATTCCAACATTGCAAGGGTAATTTCAGCCGCTCCAATTCACCCGCGATCAGCCTAACAACTTCCGAGGGCCGAGCCAGAATCGATCGTGTCCAGAATGGTCTATTTCGTACTGACGACAAACATACGTTCTCCGTGTTTCGCTTGTCGAATACGCGTGGGCAGACGCGTCTAAATCAGGCACCGCGCTATCGGATTGAACCCGCATAGCGCCACTCGGGCGCCCGAACGCCCATGCGAGGCTCGACCGAGAGTCAGAGAGCATTGCCCTCACCTAACAGCATCAGGATATCTCATTGTTGTGATGGTATATTTGATGGTACTGATCGCACATAGTCTGCATTTATTGGCGTTTCTCAATGCGATATAATAATTAAGAGGCTTCCGTAGGGGTCACCATCGTCAAGCCAGAAGCGTGAGAATTCTGGATTTCCGGAATTGGGCCGGCAGAGCGGGCAGGCTTTGGCGACGAAATCGTTGGAGCGGACAGTTGGTGTCGTGGATCAGCTCAGGCATTGCTGACAGGCGAAGCGATTTCCAGAAGCCGATTGGGGAAGTGCAGCGTGAACGCAGCGCCCCCCTGGTCATGGTTCGCCGCCGATGCCCGGATGCCCATCGCGTCGGCAAATCCTTTGACGATGGCAAGTCCAAGGCCGCTGCCGCCGTGGCGGTCGCTGCCGCGTCCTTGCGCAAAGGTCTCGAAAATCCGCGCTTCCTGACCTGCCGGGAGGCCCGGACCCTCGTCCTGCACCGATAGCTCGACTGCATCGGGCGTCCGGCGGCCCAGGATCGTGATGGTCCCGCGCTCGCCGCCATGCTGCGCCGCATTGGCCAGCAGGTTGATCAGGATGTGATGCAGCAATGTGGGATCGGCACTGACGAAGGGCAGATTTGCGGGAACTTTGAGGTCGATATGCCGACCGCGGAACAGATCCTTGAGGTCATGGACCGCACCGCCGATCGCGTCGGTCAGGTCGATCGGCTCGGGATGCAGTTCGAGCGTGCCGGAATCGATCCGGACCATGTCGATCAGATTGTCGAGGAAGCGGCGCAGCCGGGCCACCTCCATCCGCGCGATCGGAAGCGTCGGCGCGCCGGGATGGTCGACGGCGATCGCCTCGATCGCGGTCGCGACCGACGTGAGCGGCGTGCGCAGGTCATGCCCGATCGACGACAGCAGCGCCGCGCGGAGCCGGTCGCGCTCCTTGAGCAGGCTGACCTCGCGCACCTCGTCCTCCAGCTTCAGCCGTTCGTGCGCCAGTGCCGCCTGTCCGAGCAGAGTCTGGAGCAGCACAGCGCGGTCAGCGCGAACGGGATCGCGTCCGTCGGGGCGCGCAATGCCGATGACCGCGAGCACGCCGAGCGCTGTCTTGAGCGGGTGGAACTGCCAATCGGCTGCGTTGAGCGTCGCGGTCCCCACGCCGGACGCTTCGGCGCGGTCCCAGGCCCAGTCCGCCGCCGCACGGTTCACCGGCCCCAGTTCGCCGCGCGCCACCGGGCAGCTTGCCACGATCCCAAGGTCGTCGGTACGCCGGTTGAGCAGGACGACGTTGAGGTCGAGCAGGCGCGATACTTCGTCACAGATGATTGCGCTGGTCGTTTCCCAATCCGATGCGCGCGCGAGCGCCTGGCCGAATGCGGCGATCGCGGCATTCTCCTGTGCGCCGCGTGCGCCCAAGGTTGCGCGCGCCTTGAGCTTGCCTGCCAGGTTCGCGGTGAATGCGGCGATGCCGATCAGCACGAACATTGTGAGCAGGCTCTGCGGGTCGGCGATGGTAAAGGTGTGCAACGGGGGCAGGAAGAAGAAATTATAGGCCAGCCCGGCAAGGAGTCCGGTGATCAGCCCCGGTCGCAGTCCGAAGCGACCGGAAGCCAGGATCACCGGCAGCAGAAAGATCAGGTCGACGCCGCCCAGCCCGATCCAGGGCTCGGCCAGTTTTCCGACGCCGATCGTCGCACCGACCATCGTTGCGATGATCCCGTAAACGCTCGGGTCTCCCCATAAATCCGACCCAGCCGCTCTGGCAGCGCGCGTTGATCCGGTTTCCCCTGCCGCTGGGATGACATGCACCGCCAGGCCGTTCCCGGCGCGCAGCATCGCATTCACAACCGATCCGTGACGCAGTTCGAACCACCAGCTGCGCACCGACTTGCCGATCACCAGCTGGGTCGCGCGCATTCCGGTCACATGGGTGGTGAGCCCTTCGATGACATTGGCGGCCGGCACGGTCGCGATGGTCGCCCCCAGGCTGGCGGCGAGGCTGAGCGTGTTGGCGATGCGGCGGCGTTCCGCTTCGCCGAAGCGTTCGGCGCGCGGGGTTTCGATATAGACCGCCTGCCACGGTGCGCGCAGGGCATCGGCGAGGCGCTTGGCAGCGCGCACCAGCGCATCGGACCCCGGCAGTTCGCTGATCGCGACCAGCACCCGCTCGCCCCCGGCAAAGGTGCCGGGCAGCGCGCTCGCGTCGAGATGCTCGAGCAACGCCTGATCGACGCTGAGCGCGGCGCGGCGCAGCGCCATCTCGCGCAGCGCCGACAAATTGGGCTTGGAGAAGAAATGGCCGAGCGCGCGCGACGCTTCGGCGGGGACATAGACCTTGCCCTCCTTGAGCCGTTCGATCAGCTCGTCGGGCGGCAGGTCGACCACCTCGATCTCGGCACCGTCGAACACGCTGTCGGGAACGGTCTCGCGCACCCGCACCTTGGTGAAGCTCGCGACGACGTCGTTGAGGCTTTCGACATGCTGGACGTTGAGCGTCGTATAGACGTCGATGCCCGCGTCGAGCAGCTCCGTCACGTCCTGCCAGCGCTTGGGATGGCGGCTGCCCTCGACATTGGTGTGCGCGAACTCGTCGACCAGCGCGAGCTGCGGACGGCGTGCAAGCACCGCGTCGAGGTCCATCTCCTCCAGCTCATGCCCGCGATAGGACAGGGTGCGGCGCGCGATCACTTCGAACGGCGCAACCAGCGCCTGGGTTTCGGCGCGGCCATGCGTCTCGACCACCGCGACCACGACATCGGTTCCGCCGTTCAGCCTTTCGGCGCCCTCGCGCAGCATCTCGAACGTCTTGCCGACGCCGGGCGCCGCGCCGAGGAATATCTTGAGCTTGCCGCGCGCTTCGCGCTGTGCGGTGCGGAGCAGGGCTTCGGGGGAAGGGCGGGAGTCGGGGTCTGGCATCGACGCGACACTGACGCGCGCGCGGGCGAAAGCCAACCGCGGCGACCCAATCCTTATGCTTTCTTAATGCGGAATGCCCGCATTCACCGGCGAACCTTAACGGGTTCCGCGCCTAATTGACCCTCCGAAACCATTCGGAGTCCGCCCCATGTCTTCCCTCATGTCTGACGTGATCTGGCTCGCCATACTCGGCGGCCTGTTCCTCGCGACGCTCGCTTATCTGCGCCTGTGCGACGAGGCCTGAGATGAGCCTTCACCTGACGCTCGCGGGCACTACCGCACTCGCCCTGCTCCTCTACCTCGCCGCCGTGCTCGTCCGGCCCGAGAAATTCTGAAAGTCCTGATGCTATGACCGTCCAGGGATGGGGGTTGATCCTCCTGTTCGTCGCGCTGGTCGCGGCGCTCGCCAAGCCAATGGGGCTTTGGCTGTTCGCATTGTATGAAGGGCGTCGCACGCCGCTCCACGCGGTGCTGGGTCCGGTCGAACGCGGCTTCTACAAGCTCGCCGGGATCGACCCGACCGTCGAGCAGAGCTGGCGCCGCTATGCGCTGCACATGCTGGTCTTCAACCTAGCGCTGCTGCTGTTCACCTATGCAGTGCTGCGGTTGCAGGGCGTGTTGCCGATCAACCCGCGCGGGCTTGCCGGCCTTACCGCCGATGGCGCGTTCAACACCGCGACCAGCTTCACCACCAATACCAACTGGCAATGGTATGCGGGCGAGGTCGCGCTGTCGAACCTCAGCCAGATGCTGGGGCTGACGATCCAGAACTTCCTGTCGGCGGCAACCGGCATCGCGATCGCCTTTGCGCTCTTTCGCGGCTTTGCGCGGCGTCAGATCAGCGGACTCGGCAATTTCTGGGCCGATGTGACGCGCGTCACCCTCTATCTGCTGCTGCCGATCTGTCTGGTCTATGCGCTGTTTCTTGTCGCCAATGGCGTGCCGCAGACCTTTGCCAGCCTGGTCGATGCGACGGGGCTTGAGGGCGTGAGGCAATCGATCGCGCTGGGCCCGGTCGCGTCGCAGGAAGCGATCAAGATGCTCGGCACCAATGGCGGCGGCTTCTTCAACGCCAACAGCGCGCATCCGTTCGAAAATCCGAACGCGCTGACCAACCTCGTCCAGATGCTGTCGATCTTCGCGATCGGCGCGGGACTGACCTGGACGTTCGGCAAGGCGGTCGGCAACACCCGCCAGGGCTGGGCGATCCTCGCCGCGATGTTGATCCTATTCACTGCGGGCGCGAGCGCCGCCTATTGGGCCGAAGCCGCAGGCAATCCCAATCTCCATGCGCTGGGCGTTCCCGGCGGCAATATGGAAGGCAAGGAGGTCCGCTTCGGCATCGCCGCTTCGACGCTGTTCGCGACGGTCACAACCGCCGCATCGTGCGGTGCAGTCAATGCAATGCATGACAGCTTCACCGCACTGGGCGGCATGATCCCGCTGCTCAATATCCAGTTGGGCGAAGTCGTGATCGGCGGCGTCGGCGCGGGTATCTACGGCTTCCTGCTCTTCGCCATCCTCGCGGTGTTCGTCGCGGGGCTCATGGTCGGGCGCACGCCGGAATATGTCGGCAAGAAGATCGAAAGCCGGGAGGTCAAGCTGGCGGTGCTCGCCATCGCGATCCTCCCGCTCTGCATCCTCGGCTTCAGCGCGCTCGCCGCGGTGTTGCCCGACGGGCTTGCGGGACCGCTGAACAAGGGGCCGCACGGCTTTTCGGAGATCGTCTATGCGTTCAGCTCGGCGACCGGCAACAATGGCTCGGCCTTTGCCGGGATCACTTCGGGCACGCCCTTCTACAATGCGTTGCTCGGCGTCGCGATGTGGCTGGGCCGGTTCTTCGTGATCGTGCCGGTGCTCGCCATCGCGGGCAGCCTCGCCGCCAAGAAATACACGCCGGAAACCGCGGGCTCGTTCCCGACCACCGGCGGCCTGTGGGTCGGCCTGCTCGTCGGGATCATCCTGATCCTGGGCGGCCTCACCTTCCTTCCCTCGCTCGCGCTTGGACCCATCGCCGATCACATCGCGATGGTCCGTGGCCAGCTCTTCTGAGTGCCGACTGATGACCACCAAATCCATGTTCACCGCCGACCTGATCCTCCCTGCGATCGGCGACGCGTTCAAGAAGCTCGATCCGCGCCAGCTTATCCGCAACCCGGTGCTGTTCGTCACCGCCGTGGTTGCGCTGCTGCTGACCGTGCTGCTCGGGATCGGGGGCGAGCGCCTCGCCATCCCGTTCCAGATCCAGCTGATCGTGTGGCTGTGGCTGACCGTATTGTTCGGCACCTTTGCCGAGGCGCTGGCCGAGGGCCGGGGCCGCGCACAGGCCGCATCGCTCCGCGCGACCAAGGCGGAGCTTCAGGCCAAGCGCCTGATCGGCGTCGGCGACGCCTGGGGGCTGGTCGGTGCATCGCTGCTTGAAAAAGGTGATCTGGTGCTGGTCGAGACCGG
This genomic interval carries:
- the kdpA gene encoding potassium-transporting ATPase subunit KdpA; protein product: MTVQGWGLILLFVALVAALAKPMGLWLFALYEGRRTPLHAVLGPVERGFYKLAGIDPTVEQSWRRYALHMLVFNLALLLFTYAVLRLQGVLPINPRGLAGLTADGAFNTATSFTTNTNWQWYAGEVALSNLSQMLGLTIQNFLSAATGIAIAFALFRGFARRQISGLGNFWADVTRVTLYLLLPICLVYALFLVANGVPQTFASLVDATGLEGVRQSIALGPVASQEAIKMLGTNGGGFFNANSAHPFENPNALTNLVQMLSIFAIGAGLTWTFGKAVGNTRQGWAILAAMLILFTAGASAAYWAEAAGNPNLHALGVPGGNMEGKEVRFGIAASTLFATVTTAASCGAVNAMHDSFTALGGMIPLLNIQLGEVVIGGVGAGIYGFLLFAILAVFVAGLMVGRTPEYVGKKIESREVKLAVLAIAILPLCILGFSALAAVLPDGLAGPLNKGPHGFSEIVYAFSSATGNNGSAFAGITSGTPFYNALLGVAMWLGRFFVIVPVLAIAGSLAAKKYTPETAGSFPTTGGLWVGLLVGIILILGGLTFLPSLALGPIADHIAMVRGQLF
- a CDS encoding sensor histidine kinase, with the protein product MPDPDSRPSPEALLRTAQREARGKLKIFLGAAPGVGKTFEMLREGAERLNGGTDVVVAVVETHGRAETQALVAPFEVIARRTLSYRGHELEEMDLDAVLARRPQLALVDEFAHTNVEGSRHPKRWQDVTELLDAGIDVYTTLNVQHVESLNDVVASFTKVRVRETVPDSVFDGAEIEVVDLPPDELIERLKEGKVYVPAEASRALGHFFSKPNLSALREMALRRAALSVDQALLEHLDASALPGTFAGGERVLVAISELPGSDALVRAAKRLADALRAPWQAVYIETPRAERFGEAERRRIANTLSLAASLGATIATVPAANVIEGLTTHVTGMRATQLVIGKSVRSWWFELRHGSVVNAMLRAGNGLAVHVIPAAGETGSTRAARAAGSDLWGDPSVYGIIATMVGATIGVGKLAEPWIGLGGVDLIFLLPVILASGRFGLRPGLITGLLAGLAYNFFFLPPLHTFTIADPQSLLTMFVLIGIAAFTANLAGKLKARATLGARGAQENAAIAAFGQALARASDWETTSAIICDEVSRLLDLNVVLLNRRTDDLGIVASCPVARGELGPVNRAAADWAWDRAEASGVGTATLNAADWQFHPLKTALGVLAVIGIARPDGRDPVRADRAVLLQTLLGQAALAHERLKLEDEVREVSLLKERDRLRAALLSSIGHDLRTPLTSVATAIEAIAVDHPGAPTLPIARMEVARLRRFLDNLIDMVRIDSGTLELHPEPIDLTDAIGGAVHDLKDLFRGRHIDLKVPANLPFVSADPTLLHHILINLLANAAQHGGERGTITILGRRTPDAVELSVQDEGPGLPAGQEARIFETFAQGRGSDRHGGSGLGLAIVKGFADAMGIRASAANHDQGGAAFTLHFPNRLLEIASPVSNA
- a CDS encoding potassium-transporting ATPase subunit F translates to MSLHLTLAGTTALALLLYLAAVLVRPEKF